The Solibacillus daqui genome has a segment encoding these proteins:
- the flgD gene encoding flagellar hook assembly protein FlgD translates to MAGITNDYYIPTNDPNFKITDKQDNGALGKDAFLKILITQLQNQDPTSPMDDKEFIAQMAQFSSLEQMQNMTKAMEDLLMSQQQSQMMSYSTFIGKEVKWHEITEELDSEGKPVINEGTGVIKELKFVDGGVVFVLADGKEISPGNISSILSGGTTETAPPTPANPIVKASELLGKTVQYKSPTTDELINAVIESIVHKKNGDIEYILNDGSRLTKDQFTVIEDSKEETDEDKNSSESESVTE, encoded by the coding sequence ATGGCAGGCATTACAAATGATTATTATATACCAACAAATGATCCCAACTTCAAAATAACAGACAAACAAGATAACGGTGCTCTTGGTAAAGATGCGTTTTTAAAAATTTTAATTACTCAACTTCAAAATCAAGATCCAACAAGTCCGATGGATGATAAAGAATTTATCGCACAAATGGCGCAGTTCTCATCTTTAGAGCAGATGCAAAATATGACAAAAGCGATGGAAGATTTATTAATGTCACAACAACAATCACAAATGATGAGTTATTCAACATTTATTGGGAAAGAAGTAAAGTGGCATGAAATAACGGAAGAATTGGATAGTGAAGGCAAACCAGTTATAAACGAAGGAACAGGTGTCATTAAGGAATTAAAATTTGTTGATGGCGGTGTCGTGTTTGTATTAGCTGACGGCAAAGAAATTTCACCTGGTAATATTTCATCCATTTTAAGTGGGGGAACAACAGAAACAGCACCACCTACTCCAGCGAACCCAATCGTGAAAGCAAGTGAATTATTAGGGAAAACCGTACAATACAAGTCTCCAACGACTGATGAACTAATTAATGCGGTTATTGAATCCATAGTTCATAAAAAGAATGGAGACATCGAATATATTTTAAATGATGGGTCTCGTCTAACAAAAGATCAATTTACAGTAATTGAAGATTCGAAGGAAGAAACAGACGAGGATAAAAATTCTTCTGAATCGGAATCTGTAACTGAATAA
- a CDS encoding TIGR02530 family flagellar biosynthesis protein, with the protein MNRVRIQHIPYHPPIQPTVKQQVNATTKQSFIDHLKQAAEQQLKISKHATERLNERNIAISEGEWQQITEKVFEAKDKGVNQPLVLLDQAALVVSAKNATVITVLDRNEAREQLFTNIDGTIVL; encoded by the coding sequence ATGAATCGCGTTCGTATTCAACATATTCCGTATCATCCTCCTATACAACCGACTGTAAAACAACAGGTTAATGCAACGACTAAGCAATCGTTTATTGATCATCTAAAGCAAGCAGCGGAGCAACAATTAAAAATTAGTAAGCATGCCACTGAACGTCTGAATGAACGAAATATTGCAATTTCAGAAGGAGAATGGCAGCAAATTACTGAAAAAGTATTTGAAGCGAAAGATAAAGGCGTTAATCAACCGTTAGTGTTATTAGACCAAGCCGCATTAGTCGTGAGCGCGAAAAATGCGACTGTGATTACGGTGTTAGATCGAAATGAAGCAAGAGAGCAACTATTCACAAATATTGACGGTACGATTGTTTTATAG
- a CDS encoding flagellar hook-basal body complex protein: protein MLRSMYSGISGLKNFQTKLDVIGNNIANVNTYGFKKERTIFKDLISQTQSGASGPSASRGGVNAIQVGLGSQLAAIDTIHSPGSMQSTGRTLDVAISGDGFFMVADSAAEEMPDVEDMASLTENALYGEGFTNTQYTRAGNFYMDRNGFLVNGDGKYLVGYANETLYGEVDEDATSESDNDKATAAGEIGVDNLYEDGAISIETNAIKIPTNAQSMSIGQDGSVHYVDVNGKLQFAGQLILAKFPNASGLEKTGSNYFQVTANSGDPLVQVGTQAGIGSVQSNFLEMSNVDLSEEFTEMIVAQRGFQANSRIITTSDEILQELVNLKR from the coding sequence ATGTTACGTTCAATGTATTCAGGTATATCAGGATTAAAAAACTTCCAAACCAAACTAGATGTTATTGGTAACAATATTGCCAACGTTAATACGTACGGTTTCAAGAAAGAGCGTACAATTTTTAAAGATTTAATTTCACAAACACAATCAGGTGCTTCAGGTCCATCTGCTTCGCGTGGTGGTGTCAATGCCATTCAAGTTGGTTTAGGTTCACAATTAGCTGCAATTGATACGATTCATAGTCCAGGTTCAATGCAATCTACTGGTCGTACATTAGACGTAGCTATTTCGGGTGATGGATTCTTCATGGTAGCGGATTCTGCTGCAGAAGAAATGCCAGATGTTGAGGATATGGCTTCTTTAACAGAAAACGCACTTTACGGTGAAGGTTTTACAAATACACAATATACACGTGCAGGAAACTTCTATATGGATCGTAATGGATTCTTAGTTAATGGCGATGGTAAATATTTAGTTGGCTATGCTAACGAAACATTATACGGTGAAGTAGATGAGGATGCTACAAGTGAATCGGATAACGATAAAGCTACTGCGGCAGGGGAAATTGGCGTAGATAATTTATATGAAGATGGCGCTATTTCGATTGAAACAAATGCAATCAAAATCCCTACAAATGCTCAATCAATGTCAATTGGACAAGATGGTTCTGTACACTATGTTGATGTGAACGGGAAGTTACAATTCGCTGGTCAATTAATACTTGCTAAATTCCCGAATGCATCAGGTCTTGAAAAAACAGGCTCTAACTATTTCCAAGTGACAGCAAACTCGGGAGATCCATTAGTTCAAGTAGGTACACAGGCAGGTATTGGCTCTGTGCAATCGAACTTCCTAGAAATGTCTAACGTTGACTTATCTGAAGAGTTCACAGAGATGATCGTTGCACAACGTGGTTTCCAAGCAAACTCTCGTATTATCACAACATCTGACGAGATTTTACAAGAGCTTGTAAACTTAAAACGATAA
- a CDS encoding flagellar FlbD family protein — MIEITKLNGKTFTLNALYIETVEAFPDTTITLTTGRKFIVLESEEQVRQKVKTFYQHIQVLSNPHLRGEENEE, encoded by the coding sequence ATGATAGAAATAACAAAGCTAAATGGTAAAACATTTACTTTAAACGCTCTATACATAGAAACAGTCGAAGCATTTCCTGATACTACTATTACGCTGACGACTGGGCGTAAATTCATTGTTTTAGAATCTGAAGAACAGGTGCGACAAAAGGTGAAAACCTTTTATCAACATATACAAGTTTTATCAAACCCGCATCTAAGAGGTGAAGAAAATGAAGAATAA
- the fliL gene encoding flagellar basal body-associated protein FliL, with translation MKNNKLLTIMLIILVTITLIGVIVVVLLTQLDKGEPKGPTIDEIVESAVDIPEITTNLADGSFVRISLKILASDKDAGDELLKRDFQVKNIVIQELSEMEEEALKGKQGKVTFQNAIKSQVNELMQNGEVTQVYITSYVLQ, from the coding sequence ATGAAGAATAATAAATTATTAACGATTATGCTCATTATCTTAGTGACGATTACGTTAATCGGTGTTATCGTGGTAGTGTTATTAACACAACTCGACAAAGGAGAACCAAAAGGTCCAACAATCGATGAAATTGTTGAATCTGCGGTAGATATTCCAGAAATTACGACAAATTTAGCAGATGGAAGCTTTGTTCGAATTTCATTAAAAATCCTAGCATCAGATAAAGATGCTGGTGATGAGTTATTGAAACGTGATTTCCAAGTGAAAAATATTGTCATTCAAGAACTTTCTGAAATGGAAGAAGAAGCTTTAAAGGGAAAACAAGGTAAAGTTACATTCCAAAATGCCATTAAATCGCAAGTAAATGAGTTAATGCAAAATGGTGAAGTAACACAAGTGTACATTACTTCTTATGTACTTCAATAA
- the fliM gene encoding flagellar motor switch protein FliM, with amino-acid sequence MAGDIMSQSEIDALLSAISTGEMSAADMKKDEETRKVKVYDFKRALRFSKDQIRSLTRIHENFARLLTTFFSAQLRSYVQITVASVDQIPFEEFVRSIPNMTLINVFEVPPLDGNILMEINPNIAYSMLDRIMGGTGTSHSNVDNLTEIETKIMTNLFERSFDNLREAWENIAEIDPMLVELEVNPQFLQMISPNETVVVISLNTIIGETTGMINICIPHVVLEPIVPNLSVRYWMQTNTKEMSPEQTKMLETRVKQANLPVIAELGTTDITIEDFLMMAMGDVIQLDQKIENPLTLKVGNLPKFTVQPGKLNKKMAVQIIDPLKGGDEDE; translated from the coding sequence ATGGCGGGAGATATAATGTCACAGTCTGAGATTGATGCGCTTTTATCGGCCATCTCAACTGGCGAAATGTCAGCAGCAGACATGAAAAAAGACGAAGAAACACGCAAAGTAAAAGTATATGACTTTAAACGTGCACTTCGTTTCTCAAAAGACCAAATCCGAAGTTTGACCCGAATACACGAAAACTTTGCTCGCCTGTTAACAACATTCTTTTCAGCACAGCTAAGAAGCTATGTTCAAATAACAGTAGCATCGGTTGACCAAATTCCTTTTGAAGAATTTGTTCGTTCCATTCCGAATATGACCTTAATAAACGTATTCGAAGTACCACCACTAGATGGTAATATTTTGATGGAAATCAATCCGAATATCGCCTATTCTATGTTAGATCGAATAATGGGTGGTACTGGTACGAGTCATAGCAACGTGGATAATTTAACTGAAATTGAAACTAAAATAATGACGAATCTATTCGAGCGTTCTTTCGACAATTTACGTGAGGCTTGGGAAAATATCGCTGAAATTGACCCGATGCTTGTAGAATTAGAAGTGAATCCTCAATTCTTACAAATGATATCGCCGAATGAAACGGTTGTCGTTATTTCGTTAAATACGATTATTGGTGAAACAACAGGGATGATTAATATTTGTATTCCTCACGTTGTACTTGAGCCAATCGTGCCAAACTTATCAGTTCGTTATTGGATGCAAACTAATACAAAAGAAATGTCTCCAGAGCAAACTAAAATGCTTGAAACACGCGTGAAACAAGCAAATTTACCAGTCATTGCTGAATTAGGAACAACGGATATTACGATTGAAGATTTCTTAATGATGGCAATGGGAGATGTCATTCAATTAGATCAAAAAATTGAAAACCCATTAACATTAAAAGTCGGGAACTTACCGAAGTTCACCGTACAGCCAGGTAAATTAAATAAAAAAATGGCTGTTCAAATTATCGACCCTTTGAAAGGAGGAGACGAAGATGAGTGA
- the fliY gene encoding flagellar motor switch phosphatase FliY encodes MSDEMLSQEEIEALLRGETLEDVPATNQSVETEEIKVEDHLSPIEIDALGEVGNISFGSSATALSSLLGQKVDITTPSIAMINRNRLEHEFPHPYVAIQVEYTIGLSGMNLLVIKQSDAAIIADLMLGGDGLNPKPELSEIQLSAVQEAMNQMMGSAATSMSTMFNQKVDISPPSIDLMNISKNEGADNIPPDDLLVKISFRLRIGELIDSNLMQLLPLKFSKKVVKSLMGETDEPVATIAPAPPTPAIQSVPQSEPVQQPVQQPMQQPVYQQPMYEQPMQQPMYQQPMYQQPMQQQPVYQAPPANIQQAQFASFDSANISQTEARNLNMLLDIPLQVTVELGRTKRSVKEILELSSGSIIELDKLAGEPVDILVNSRLIAKGEVVVIDENFGVRITDILSQADRLNNLR; translated from the coding sequence ATGAGTGATGAAATGCTCTCCCAAGAAGAAATTGAGGCTCTATTAAGGGGCGAGACACTAGAGGATGTTCCTGCAACTAACCAAAGTGTAGAAACAGAAGAAATTAAAGTTGAAGATCATTTAAGTCCAATAGAAATTGATGCATTAGGTGAGGTTGGAAATATATCTTTCGGTAGTTCGGCTACCGCACTTTCGTCTTTACTAGGACAAAAAGTTGATATTACTACACCTAGTATTGCAATGATTAATCGAAATCGTCTGGAACATGAATTCCCACATCCGTATGTTGCCATTCAAGTGGAATACACAATTGGATTATCAGGTATGAACTTATTGGTAATCAAACAATCGGATGCAGCAATTATTGCAGACTTAATGCTAGGTGGAGATGGGTTAAATCCTAAACCAGAATTAAGTGAAATTCAATTAAGTGCTGTTCAAGAAGCAATGAATCAAATGATGGGTTCTGCTGCAACATCTATGTCTACTATGTTTAACCAAAAGGTAGATATTTCGCCACCTTCAATCGATTTAATGAATATTTCGAAAAATGAAGGTGCTGATAATATCCCACCAGATGATTTATTGGTGAAAATTTCATTCCGATTACGAATTGGTGAGTTAATCGATTCAAATTTAATGCAACTATTACCTTTAAAATTTAGTAAAAAAGTAGTAAAGTCATTAATGGGAGAGACTGATGAACCAGTAGCTACTATAGCGCCAGCACCACCGACACCAGCTATACAATCTGTACCTCAGTCAGAGCCAGTACAACAGCCTGTTCAGCAACCAATGCAACAACCGGTTTACCAGCAACCAATGTATGAACAACCAATGCAACAACCGATGTATCAGCAACCAATGTATCAACAGCCAATGCAGCAGCAACCTGTGTATCAAGCACCACCTGCCAATATTCAACAAGCTCAATTTGCAAGCTTCGATTCAGCGAATATTTCGCAAACTGAAGCACGCAATTTAAATATGTTACTAGATATTCCATTACAAGTAACTGTAGAGCTGGGCCGTACAAAACGCTCAGTAAAAGAGATTTTAGAGCTATCTAGTGGTTCAATTATTGAGCTTGATAAACTTGCAGGTGAGCCTGTTGATATTTTAGTGAACAGTCGCTTAATTGCGAAAGGTGAAGTTGTAGTAATTGATGAGAACTTCGGCGTTCGAATCACAGATATTTTAAGTCAAGCAGATCGCTTGAACAATTTAAGATAG
- a CDS encoding response regulator, whose amino-acid sequence MSKKILIVDDAAFMRMMIKDILTKNGFEVVGEAADGLQAVEKYNELRPDLVTMDITMPEMDGIAALKAIKGTDPGAVVIMCSAMGQQAMVIDAIQAGAKDFIVKPFQADRVIEAIQKALG is encoded by the coding sequence ATGTCTAAAAAGATTTTAATTGTTGACGATGCAGCTTTTATGCGCATGATGATTAAGGATATTTTAACGAAAAATGGTTTTGAAGTTGTAGGAGAAGCAGCAGACGGATTACAAGCTGTAGAAAAGTACAATGAATTACGTCCTGATTTAGTAACAATGGATATTACAATGCCTGAAATGGACGGTATTGCAGCATTAAAAGCGATTAAAGGTACAGACCCAGGTGCAGTAGTAATTATGTGTTCAGCAATGGGGCAACAAGCAATGGTTATCGATGCGATTCAAGCAGGCGCAAAAGACTTCATTGTAAAACCATTCCAAGCTGATCGTGTAATCGAAGCAATTCAAAAAGCTTTAGGTTGA
- a CDS encoding flagellar biosynthetic protein FliO → MQAKNSFRIWLVVGIVWLTVLFSPISNGTFAMVSNVYDDCNENPELCSDENISKDNSTDAETESTESASVSVGVWDYIKIVLALVFVIGLLLVIIKFLNKRNLAYQQNTIIKNIGGLSVGQQKSIQLLHIGKRIYVVGVGEDIQLIKEIESAEEVEQLLNQIEQSQKMVITQPYITELFKKFSKKDQPKDISNSPKFNDMFSEKLDELKQQRSDELERWKEQERDKR, encoded by the coding sequence ATGCAAGCAAAAAACTCATTTCGAATTTGGCTAGTTGTTGGAATAGTATGGTTAACTGTGCTGTTCTCACCAATTTCAAATGGCACTTTTGCGATGGTAAGTAACGTATACGACGACTGTAATGAAAACCCTGAATTATGTTCAGATGAAAACATTTCAAAAGACAACTCAACAGATGCCGAAACAGAATCTACTGAGTCGGCATCTGTTAGTGTAGGGGTATGGGACTACATAAAAATCGTATTAGCCCTTGTATTTGTCATTGGGCTATTATTAGTAATTATTAAATTTTTAAATAAGCGTAACTTAGCGTATCAACAAAATACCATAATCAAAAACATTGGTGGTTTGTCTGTAGGACAGCAAAAATCCATACAATTATTACATATCGGTAAACGAATTTATGTAGTCGGTGTAGGGGAAGATATCCAATTGATTAAAGAAATTGAATCTGCTGAAGAAGTTGAACAATTACTGAACCAAATTGAGCAAAGTCAAAAAATGGTGATAACACAACCATATATTACGGAATTATTTAAGAAATTCTCAAAAAAAGATCAGCCAAAAGATATTTCGAATAGTCCAAAATTTAATGACATGTTTAGTGAAAAATTAGATGAACTCAAGCAACAACGAAGTGATGAATTAGAGCGTTGGAAAGAACAGGAGCGTGATAAACGATGA
- the fliP gene encoding flagellar type III secretion system pore protein FliP (The bacterial flagellar biogenesis protein FliP forms a type III secretion system (T3SS)-type pore required for flagellar assembly.) yields the protein MNDLLSVFSESDPSNVSTSITLLFLLTVLSLAPSILILMTSFARIVIVLSFTRTALATNQMPPNQVIIGLALFLTFFIMAPTFSEVNEQALQPLFDEEIGLEEAYERATIPFKEFMSKHTRQKDLELFLAYNEAEYPETIEEISLTYLVPAFALSEIKTAFQMGFMIFIPFLVIDMVVASTLMSMGMMMLPPVMISLPFKILLFVLVDGWYLVMKSLLQSF from the coding sequence ATGAACGATCTGCTGTCTGTTTTTTCAGAAAGTGATCCGAGTAATGTTTCGACATCGATTACGCTTTTATTCCTACTGACGGTCCTCTCATTAGCACCAAGTATTTTAATTCTAATGACGTCGTTTGCACGTATTGTAATTGTCCTTTCTTTTACACGTACGGCACTTGCGACAAACCAAATGCCCCCAAACCAAGTAATTATTGGTTTGGCATTATTTTTAACATTCTTTATTATGGCACCAACTTTTTCTGAGGTGAATGAGCAAGCGCTTCAGCCATTATTCGATGAAGAAATCGGGTTAGAAGAGGCATATGAGCGAGCGACAATACCTTTTAAAGAGTTTATGTCAAAACATACAAGACAAAAGGACTTAGAGCTGTTTTTAGCATATAACGAAGCAGAATATCCAGAAACGATTGAGGAAATTTCGTTAACTTATCTAGTACCAGCCTTTGCCTTAAGTGAAATTAAAACAGCATTTCAAATGGGCTTTATGATTTTCATTCCATTTTTAGTTATTGACATGGTCGTTGCAAGTACACTTATGTCAATGGGGATGATGATGTTGCCTCCAGTAATGATTTCACTACCATTTAAAATTTTATTATTTGTACTCGTTGATGGTTGGTATTTAGTAATGAAATCTTTACTTCAAAGTTTTTAG
- the fliQ gene encoding flagellar biosynthesis protein FliQ translates to MTQEMVIAIAENAVFTVLIVSGPLLLVALISGLIVSIFQATTSIQEQTLAFVPKIVAVLVALIFFGPFMISRMTDYFYGILNNLVRFIG, encoded by the coding sequence ATGACACAAGAAATGGTCATTGCAATTGCAGAAAACGCAGTGTTTACGGTATTAATTGTCTCAGGACCACTATTGTTGGTCGCATTAATATCAGGCTTAATCGTAAGTATTTTTCAGGCAACAACTTCGATTCAAGAGCAAACATTAGCGTTCGTACCAAAAATTGTCGCTGTGTTAGTAGCGCTCATTTTTTTTGGACCGTTTATGATTTCGAGAATGACAGATTATTTTTATGGCATTTTAAATAATTTAGTGCGATTTATTGGGTGA
- the fliR gene encoding flagellar biosynthetic protein FliR, translated as MTELLDVLPNISILLLIVVRVSAFFVSVPLFSYRTIPQQVRIVLAVALAWMMYYTFDIEPFEINGEYILLVLKEALIGLMLGLAATMVMSAIQIAGGFIDFQMGFAMANIIDPQTGTQSPLMGQFLNFLSLLLLLSINGHHLILDGIYYSYQFMPMDQFFPNFGEEGTALFIMKMFVAVFAIAFQMSAPIVATLFLVTLALGITGKTVPQMNIFVIGFPIKIAVGFLVLIVTMGVLVGVMKELIEYMIISLRDLMVILGGE; from the coding sequence ATGACAGAGCTACTTGACGTATTGCCTAATATATCTATTTTATTATTAATTGTGGTTCGGGTTTCTGCATTTTTTGTATCAGTCCCTTTATTTTCATATCGAACAATTCCTCAACAAGTTCGAATTGTTCTAGCGGTTGCGTTAGCATGGATGATGTATTATACATTCGACATAGAGCCATTTGAAATTAATGGAGAATACATATTGCTCGTTTTAAAAGAAGCGTTGATTGGATTGATGCTAGGCTTAGCTGCCACAATGGTAATGTCGGCTATACAGATTGCTGGTGGCTTCATAGACTTCCAAATGGGATTTGCCATGGCTAACATTATCGATCCACAAACGGGTACACAATCGCCTTTAATGGGGCAATTTTTAAACTTTCTCTCACTACTATTATTACTTTCTATAAATGGCCATCATCTAATTTTAGATGGCATTTATTATAGTTATCAGTTTATGCCAATGGATCAATTTTTCCCTAATTTTGGGGAAGAAGGAACCGCACTTTTTATTATGAAAATGTTTGTCGCTGTTTTTGCTATAGCGTTTCAAATGTCAGCTCCAATAGTTGCAACACTATTTTTAGTAACGTTAGCGCTAGGGATTACTGGGAAAACTGTTCCTCAAATGAATATTTTCGTTATTGGTTTCCCGATTAAAATCGCAGTTGGTTTTCTTGTCTTAATCGTCACTATGGGTGTATTAGTTGGAGTTATGAAAGAACTAATTGAATATATGATTATTTCTTTACGTGATTTAATGGTTATTTTAGGTGGTGAATAG
- the flhB gene encoding flagellar biosynthesis protein FlhB, with product MKLLVLLDLQFFAGEKTEKATPKKRQDARKKGQVLKSQDVTAAVLLLITFFFLLFFAPFMFEGVKGFLLQALNRNLLIETLNEDTVMDMYVESLKEMAIITLPIMLVAMIAGIGANFFQFGLLFSTETLKLDLKKMDPIKGIKKIISVRAIVNLVKSLLKVTLIGAVTTIVIIVYLEEVLSLALHSPGQILATVAYLSAIMGIAASLMLVAIALFDYIYERFEYEKQLKMSKQDIKDEYKNSEGDPLIKSKIKQRQREMAMRRMMQEIPSADVVITNPTHYAIALKYDENEMDAPRVVAKGTDFVAQKIKMIAKEHDVIMVENRPLARAMYDQVEIGQAVPEEFFKAVAEVLAYVYRIKRKI from the coding sequence ATGAAGCTATTAGTATTGTTAGATCTTCAGTTTTTTGCAGGTGAAAAAACGGAGAAGGCGACACCAAAAAAGCGACAAGATGCACGTAAAAAAGGACAAGTTTTAAAAAGCCAAGATGTAACGGCAGCCGTGTTATTGTTAATTACCTTTTTCTTTTTGCTATTTTTTGCGCCATTTATGTTTGAAGGTGTAAAGGGCTTTTTATTGCAGGCGCTAAATCGCAATCTTTTAATTGAAACATTAAATGAAGATACTGTCATGGATATGTATGTGGAGTCCTTAAAGGAAATGGCGATTATTACGTTACCAATAATGCTGGTTGCTATGATTGCAGGTATTGGAGCTAACTTTTTTCAGTTTGGCTTATTATTTTCAACAGAGACATTAAAACTTGATTTAAAAAAAATGGACCCGATTAAAGGGATTAAAAAAATTATTTCAGTTCGTGCGATTGTCAACTTAGTGAAATCCTTATTAAAGGTTACGTTAATTGGCGCGGTTACGACGATTGTTATTATTGTTTATTTAGAAGAAGTTCTTTCGTTAGCATTACATAGTCCCGGACAAATTTTAGCAACAGTTGCGTATTTATCGGCTATTATGGGCATTGCGGCTTCGCTAATGTTAGTCGCCATCGCGTTATTTGACTACATTTACGAACGTTTCGAATATGAAAAGCAATTAAAGATGTCTAAGCAAGATATTAAAGATGAGTACAAAAACTCAGAAGGGGATCCGCTCATTAAATCAAAAATAAAGCAGCGTCAACGTGAAATGGCGATGCGCCGTATGATGCAAGAAATTCCTTCAGCAGACGTTGTTATTACAAACCCAACGCACTACGCAATTGCGTTAAAGTATGATGAAAATGAAATGGATGCACCAAGAGTTGTTGCGAAAGGTACGGATTTTGTAGCGCAAAAAATAAAAATGATTGCAAAAGAACATGATGTCATTATGGTTGAGAATCGACCATTGGCACGCGCTATGTACGATCAAGTGGAAATAGGACAAGCTGTACCAGAGGAATTTTTCAAAGCGGTGGCAGAGGTTCTTGCTTACGTATATCGTATTAAGCGCAAAATTTAA